The Daphnia carinata strain CSIRO-1 chromosome 2, CSIRO_AGI_Dcar_HiC_V3, whole genome shotgun sequence genome has a segment encoding these proteins:
- the LOC130686862 gene encoding homeobox protein EMX2-like, which translates to MTILTPSSSPNSSSSSPSGMVSVHHPSPLFANQHLHLMHFNGLTKNSNQFANMMEDKAANNRTSPMTTVTSTSSSSPPVVLPTKPKIGFSIDSIVGTASASSNTRPASSSSSSASDGSRSASPPDVALLPAATNNRLVHHESGLQSVSPRPGSSGGTPVSVRSEPGTSPISAPPAHPQMMPGWPLPHQQQPHAAMSPAYFEALASMRALYAQQQQQPFHPHMMMAGPPPPPGAGNHPWWLLAQARQQQQRLLAAAAVQRFPAGPGDLAGFLLSPFRKPKRVRTAFSPSQLLKLEHAFEKNHYVVGAERKQLAQNLNLTETQVKVWFQNRRTKHKRVQQEGDDPAPGSGGKKSGGSNNAGSSDQMMSDDEDNSDIDLEVSDDEDFLHHPSSGNHPHHDRRMIYS; encoded by the exons ATGACGATCTTGACCCCGTCATCGAGCCCCAATAGTTCAAGCTCTTCACCTTCCGGAATGGTTTCCGTTCACCATCCGTCTCCGCTCTTTGCCAACCAACATCTCCATTTGATGCACTTCAACGGCCTGACCAAGAACAGCAATCAGTTCGCCAACATGATGGAAGACAAGGCGGCCAACAACAGGACGTCACCGATGACGACAGTGACATCGACCAGCTCCTCTTCTCCGCCAGTTGTTCTCCCGACCAAGCCTAAAATCGGTTTCTCCATCGATTCGATCGTGGGCACGGCCAGCGCAAGTTCCAACACACGGCCggcctcgtcttcgtcttcatcGGCCTCCGACGGCAGCCGTTCGGCCAGCCCGCCCGACGTGGCCCTACTGCCGGCCGCTACGAACAATCGATTGGTGCATCACGAAAGCGGATTGCAATCAGTCAGCCCTCGTCCGGGCTCGTCCGGTGGTACTCCAGTGTCCGTCCGTTCTGAGCCGGGCACTTCGCCCATCTCGGCCCCACCTGCGCACCCGCAAATGATGCCCGGATGGCCCCTACCTCACCAACAGCAGCCGCACGCTGCCATGAGCCCGGCCTACTTCGAAGCCTTGGCCAGCATGAGAGCTCTGTACgcccaacagcagcagcaaccgTTCCATCCTCACATGATGATGGCCGGCCCACCTCCTCCGCCCGGCGCAGGCAATCATCCTTGGTGGCTCTTGGCGCAGGCTCGCCAACAGCAACAGCGGCTTTTGGCCGCCGCGGCCGTTCAACGTTTCCCCGCCG gtCCCGGTGACTTGGCTGGATTCCTACTCTCGCCCTTCCGCAAACCTAAACGTGTCAGAACGGCCTTCTCGCCCAGCCAACTGCTCAAGTTGGAGCACGCTTTCGAGAAGAATCACTATGTCGTCGGTGCCGAGCGCAAACAGTTGGCGCAAAATTTGAACCTCACCGAAACTCAG GTGAAAGTCTGGTTCCAAAACCGTCGCACCAAGCACAAGCGAGTCCAGCAAGAAGGTGACGACCCAGCGCCGGGCAGCGGCGGTAAGAAATCGGGCGGCAGCAACAACGCCGGCTCATCCGATCAGATGATGAGCGACGACGAAGACAATTCCGACATCGATTTGGAAGTCTCCGACGACGAGGATTTCCTCCACCATCCGTCGTCGGGCAATCACCCGCATCACGACCGCCGCATGATTTACAGTTGA